The Saccharomonospora cyanea NA-134 genome includes a region encoding these proteins:
- a CDS encoding (Fe-S)-binding protein, with protein sequence MTSASKAGPKVALFATCLTDTLYPDTAKAVVRLLERLGCEVDFPLDQTCCGQMHYNTGYQDETVPLARRYAEVFDGYDYVVAPSGSCAGMVREIHPGVCGTSPAVERTYELSEFLIDVLGVTDVGAYFPHKVTYHPTCHSLRMLGVGDRPLRLLREVRGLELVELPQAEQCCGFGGTFALKNAETSTAMLADKMRCVQHTGAQVLTAGDNSCLMHIGGGLSRLRTGVRAVHLAEILASTEEQPWVATP encoded by the coding sequence ATGACGTCCGCATCGAAAGCCGGCCCGAAGGTGGCGTTGTTCGCCACCTGCCTCACCGACACCCTCTACCCGGACACGGCGAAAGCCGTCGTCCGGCTGCTGGAGCGACTCGGCTGCGAGGTGGACTTCCCGCTGGACCAGACGTGCTGCGGGCAGATGCACTACAACACGGGCTACCAGGACGAGACCGTTCCGCTCGCCCGCCGCTATGCCGAGGTGTTCGACGGCTACGACTACGTGGTGGCGCCCTCGGGCTCGTGCGCGGGCATGGTCCGCGAGATCCACCCCGGGGTGTGCGGCACCAGCCCCGCCGTCGAGCGCACGTACGAGTTGAGCGAGTTCCTGATCGACGTGCTCGGCGTCACCGACGTCGGTGCGTACTTCCCGCACAAGGTCACCTACCACCCGACGTGCCACTCACTGCGGATGCTGGGCGTGGGCGACCGGCCGCTGCGCCTGCTGCGGGAGGTACGGGGCCTGGAGCTGGTCGAGCTGCCGCAGGCGGAGCAGTGCTGCGGCTTCGGTGGCACGTTCGCGTTGAAGAACGCGGAGACGTCCACGGCCATGCTGGCCGACAAGATGCGCTGCGTGCAGCACACGGGCGCACAGGTGCTCACGGCGGGCGACAACTCCTGCCTCATGCACATCGGCGGCGGACTTTCCCGGCTGCGCACCGGCGTGCGCGCCGTGCACCTGGCGGAGATTCTCGCGAGTACGGAGGAGCAGCCGTGGGTCGCAACCCCGTGA
- a CDS encoding LutC/YkgG family protein, producing MDSARSEILARIRAVARPKPAPVPRDYDTERAADDRVGLFVERVEDYKAVVHRVTEAELPQRIGDCLARREVSSMVAPPDLPESWRVAGVRWRLDDPPLSLPDVDSVDGVLTGSAVAIAETGTIVLDAGAVQGRRLLTLVPDYHLCVVRADQVEVSVPEALRRLDPTRPLTFVSGPSATSDIELDRVEGVHGPRTLEVLVVDG from the coding sequence GTGGATAGTGCTCGCAGCGAGATCCTGGCCCGTATCCGCGCCGTTGCGAGGCCGAAGCCCGCGCCCGTGCCGAGGGACTACGACACCGAACGCGCCGCGGACGACCGCGTCGGCCTCTTCGTCGAACGCGTGGAGGACTACAAGGCGGTCGTCCACCGCGTGACGGAGGCGGAGTTGCCGCAGCGGATCGGCGACTGCCTCGCCCGCCGCGAGGTGTCGAGCATGGTGGCGCCGCCCGACCTGCCCGAGTCGTGGCGCGTGGCCGGTGTGCGGTGGCGACTCGACGATCCGCCGCTGAGTTTGCCCGATGTGGACTCCGTTGACGGCGTGCTGACGGGCTCCGCGGTGGCCATCGCCGAGACCGGCACGATCGTGCTCGACGCGGGCGCTGTGCAGGGCCGGCGCCTGCTCACCCTGGTGCCCGACTACCACCTCTGCGTGGTACGGGCCGACCAGGTCGAGGTCAGCGTGCCCGAGGCGTTGCGTCGCCTCGATCCCACCCGGCCGCTGACGTTCGTGAGCGGACCCTCGGCCACGAGCGACATCGAGCTGGACCGGGTCGAGGGCGTGCACGGCCCGAGGACGCTGGAAGTGCTGGTGGTGGACGGATGA
- a CDS encoding LutB/LldF family L-lactate oxidation iron-sulfur protein, which produces MGRNPVTWLGSPTFPRAAHAALGDTQLRTNLRKATTTIRGKRAQAVAELSDWEQLRRAGEAIKDDVLANLDTYLVRLEEAVTARGGVVHWARDAEEANRIVFDLARAKGADEVVKVKSMATAEIGLNEYLRSRGVRPVETDLAELIVQLGDDRPSHILVPAIHRNRAEIREIFSRTMAEAPASDDPRVLAEAARRHLRRRFLSAKVAVSGANFAVADTGSIAVVESEGNGRMCLTLPETLITVMGIEKLVPTWRDLEVFLQLLPRSSTAERMNPYTSVWTGVTPGDGPSEFHLVLLDNGRTATLADEVGRQALRCIRCSACLNVCPVYERTGGQAYGSVYPGPIGAILAPQLAGDMTDKQAASLPYASSLCGACYEVCPVRINIPEALTHLRAQAVKAKPKRSPEALAMSSAAWVFRDPRRYEKAQRVGSLSRFLAADDGTISKLPWPGSKWTATRDVPAVPKESFRMWWRRNRG; this is translated from the coding sequence GTGGGTCGCAACCCCGTGACGTGGCTTGGCAGTCCGACCTTCCCCCGCGCGGCACACGCCGCGCTCGGCGACACGCAGCTGCGCACCAACCTGCGCAAGGCGACGACCACCATCCGCGGCAAGCGCGCGCAGGCCGTCGCCGAACTGTCCGACTGGGAGCAGTTGCGCAGGGCGGGCGAGGCCATCAAGGACGACGTGCTCGCCAACCTCGACACCTACCTGGTGCGGCTGGAGGAGGCCGTCACCGCCCGCGGCGGTGTGGTGCACTGGGCGCGCGACGCGGAGGAGGCGAACCGCATCGTGTTCGACCTCGCCCGGGCCAAGGGGGCCGACGAGGTCGTGAAGGTGAAGTCCATGGCCACGGCCGAGATCGGGCTCAACGAGTACCTCCGGTCGAGGGGCGTGCGCCCGGTCGAGACGGACCTCGCCGAACTGATCGTGCAGCTCGGTGACGACCGGCCGTCGCACATCCTCGTGCCCGCCATCCACCGCAACCGGGCCGAGATCAGGGAGATCTTCTCGCGCACGATGGCGGAGGCACCCGCCAGTGACGACCCGCGCGTGCTCGCGGAGGCGGCGCGGCGGCACCTGCGGCGCAGGTTCCTCTCGGCGAAGGTCGCGGTGTCGGGTGCCAACTTCGCCGTGGCCGACACCGGTTCCATCGCCGTCGTGGAGTCGGAGGGCAACGGGCGCATGTGCCTCACCCTGCCCGAGACGCTGATCACGGTCATGGGCATCGAGAAGCTCGTGCCGACGTGGCGGGACCTGGAGGTGTTCCTGCAGCTGCTTCCCCGGTCGTCGACGGCCGAGCGGATGAACCCCTACACGTCGGTCTGGACCGGTGTGACTCCCGGGGACGGCCCGAGCGAGTTCCACCTCGTGCTCCTGGACAACGGCCGCACGGCCACGCTCGCCGACGAGGTGGGCAGGCAGGCGCTGCGGTGCATCCGCTGCTCCGCCTGCCTCAACGTGTGCCCCGTCTACGAGCGCACGGGCGGGCAGGCGTACGGGTCGGTGTACCCGGGGCCGATCGGGGCGATCCTCGCACCGCAGCTCGCCGGGGACATGACGGACAAGCAGGCGGCTTCGCTGCCCTACGCGTCGTCGCTGTGCGGCGCGTGTTACGAGGTCTGCCCGGTGCGCATCAACATCCCGGAGGCACTGACCCACCTGCGGGCGCAGGCCGTGAAGGCGAAACCGAAGCGGAGTCCCGAGGCGCTCGCCATGTCGAGCGCGGCGTGGGTGTTCCGCGATCCGCGCCGGTACGAGAAGGCGCAGCGGGTGGGGTCGCTGTCGCGGTTCCTCGCCGCCGACGACGGCACGATCTCGAAGCTCCCGTGGCCGGGCTCCAAGTGGACGGCGACCCGCGACGTTCCGGCGGTGCCGAAGGAGTCCTTCCGGATGTGGTGGAGGCGCAACCGTGGATAG